One Argentina anserina chromosome 6, drPotAnse1.1, whole genome shotgun sequence genomic window, CGGTGATAGTTTTAGAATGGCATTGTTGTGGTATTTGGAATCAAACTCATAAGTACTtctcaaaaacataaaattttgTAAATGACTGTTTCGTATCAATTGGGGTAATTGCCTGGGATGGTTCAGTGCTAATTGATCACTTCCTAAATCTGCCTCCATGTATATCTAATAGAACTGAATTAGAGTTACCATCAGACTCATATGGCTGGTATGTATAGGTTTATATAGTGTACATTTGGCTGTGCACAATTACTGTATACTAGTTAATTTCCACGTATACACTGGTTTACGCTATCTAAGAGATGTATTAAGTTCATTACTAAGTTGCATCACAGCAAAGCTTTTCTCTGTGGGACTAGTAGAGGGTTTATAGAGGCATGAGCGTCAGAGAGTTCTGTGCGAAAGTTTAATGTTTTTAGCAAATCTTTTCCATGTATCAAATCTGAGTCCTGTCTGGTGCTCAGTGCTCATTCCATTCAAAAATTTGAAGGAGCCAATTGAAATCTTTTATGGATCATAGTAATCATCATGCAAAGGTTTGGTAAGCTTTTAGCATCTGCTTTGAAAACATCTTCTGCATAATGTTCTATTGAAATACGAGTTTGCTTACATTGCATTGATATTGATATAGTCAAATCTAATGTGGAACATGGTTTATGTGCTTTATGTATGATACATATTTTAAAGTATTCTGTATCCTTAAAAGAAAGCTTTACTCTTGTAATTAGGGACCTCACTCTGATTTTGATGGACCAAACTCTGGAAGCACAGCTTGTGTTGCTATCATCCGAAACAATCAACTTGTTGTTGCCAATGCTGGTGATTCCCGTTGTGTAATATCCAGGAAGGGTCAGGTAATTCTCCCTCTCTATGTagcatttccaaaaaaaatagTCAAACTTATTGCACTGGTtcaattttaataaataatgtTATTACCCGCTGTACAAACTTGGTATAGTTGTTATCCTGTTGGATTATTGTCAAAACTgtcttttaaaaataaaaacaattctCAGAGCTGTACTGCAATTGGGCAATAATGATTTAGGAAATTTGACGTTTCTCAAAACCTCTGTAATTGTATCTGCCATGGTAAGATATTCATTTGGTGGAACATCCAAGATGCATCAGTACTggtattacatatatatgacaCAACACACAGACTCATATGGGCCATAGTTGTAGATAGAAGAAGGTGATATGGCAATGGTTAGTTAGCTGCTTTGGTCTGGTAATGTGCTTATCAAGTTCTTTTGGGTTTCAGATTAACTGCATGTGAGCATGTGTTTAATCTGCATGAGTGGTTCTAGAATTTCACAAAGTTATTGTATGAAATACAGATACTCTTAATCTTGTAGAACCTAAGGAAAAGAGGTTCTTATTAATTTGAGCCTGTCATCtttcatttattaaaaattgCTGGTGTCATTCCTTCAATTTGTGCAAGATTTACTAATTAATAAATGTTTTTGTCCATCTTTACTACTCACCAACACTTCTGGGACATGAGCACTTGTAGCCAAGTGTTATGTTACATGTCCATGATTTTATGTTGATTGCTTTTTGTTTGGTAAGTATATGTCAGAGGTGTTGAACAAAGCGAGGAAGATACTAAAACTGGACAAACAAATTGAACAAATGAACACTTGAATGGTTATGATCCCCAATCTGCGAGGATTAAGTAACCACGATCACTCAGGCCCAAATGCTAGTGTCTAGCCATATATCAATTTGTTTGTTATTGTGGTGTTGTACTCATGAGTGACAATTTGAGTCAGGATGGTGTGATACCTTATTAAAGTTATAAATGCAGGCATATCCTTTGTCTAAAGATCATAAGCCTGACTTGGAGATTGAGAAGGAAAGAATTCAGAAGGCTGGTGGATTTATCCAAGTTGGACGGGTGAATGGAAGTTTGAACTTGTCAAGAGCTATTGGTACATCTGTTTTCTAATTTGGtgaagagaaaaatgaaagtaatttccacTCGTTTATTGATGTTAATTTTTGTTGCTTACAGGAGATGTTGaattcaagcaaaacaaacaaCTGCCTGTTGAAAAGCAGGTCGTAACTGCCTATCCAGATGTAACAAGTGTATGTCATGTTTATTTTTGGCTTTCAATAGTAGAAGTGGCATGAGTAATTCATCTATTTGAAAATTACCAAACTTCTGTTATTTAATTACATGTTTGGACTTTGATTAGTATTACATTTAGTATTCACTAAAATCCATTAACGATTgggtaattgtttttttttttttttttggataatgGATTTATAACTTCACTTTCTTATTTAACTAATTTTCAAAATCCACTTGATGTAGGTGGAAAtatgtgatgatgatgagtttCTTGTCATAGCGTGTGATGGGATATGGTAAGTCAGCTTCTTGTTTTCTTATACTTACGTTTTGTTAACGTGTGTGCATCCGTCTTAATTGTCCTCTAAACAATGTACGGATAGTTTTCATTTAGTAAATGTCATGCGCATTTTGTGAAACCTTCTTTAGCTTCCAAGATGTTGCATGTCATTATGTGAGCTTCCATATCTGaaatctattgaattttattttgaagggTCATTTGAAGGAAATCTTTCTATTCTtaagtttcttcttcttattatcTGTTTACGAGTAGCTGAATCTGAATTGCTATATATCTATCAGTTAATGAAAAGTTTGATTTTGAGTTTGTCACATTCTCCAGAAATCTGAAGTCAATAGTTTACTTAGAGTTATATTTTTCGTTTGTTGAAAGTTATTTCTGGGGAACTTTGGTAGCAAGATGAAGTGAAAACTAAGCTAAATATGTTGCTCAGCAAGAATCATTGTGCCTTGTAATGCCTTTAATTTTATGCATTCTGAGAAACTTTATGCATGGTTGATTGCAATCTCATATATTGTGTCCCATTGTGCATGTCAATTATTTGTTGCCTTCTTGCTATTGTTTCTGGAAGTAGAGTGTTGGGGTAGCATGTATCTTAAACACAACAGTAAGCTATGctatgtgtttctttgaactCTTCTTGGAAACTGCATTGGTTTCACGTCATTCTACTTTGTTGAAACTTCGGTGCAACTCTGTAGGGACTGTTTATCTAATCAACAACTTGTGGATTATGTTCGTGAACAATTGAAAAATGTAAGTTTACATTACATATTTTCCCTATCTTCCAACTTTGGAGTTGTTTGGGCAACATTAAATACCTTTTTAATGATGCAGGAAAGTAAACTGTCAGTGGTTTGTGAGAGAGTATTTGAAAGGTGCTTGGCACCCTCAACAGGTGGGGAAGGATGTGACAACATGACAATGATCTTGGTTCAGTTTAAGAAGCATGTTATTTCAACAAGTGTTTCTACTGAGAACAAACCCCTCCCTTCTGATCCATCACCTGAGAAGGCTTCTACAGGGAACAACCCTCTCCCGTCTGATCCATCACCTGAGAAGGCTTCTACAGGGAACAAGCCTCTCTCATCCGATCCATCACCTGCGATGGCTCCTACCGGGAACAAGCCTCTCTCTTCTGATCCTCTATCTGAGAAGGCTTCTACCGGGAACAACCCTCTCTCATCTGGTCCATTGCCTGAGAAGGGCAAAAGCTCGGGACAAGCTACATAGAGGTTTTGCCTAGCTAGTCATCTAATGGCCACTGAAAAACGAGGCATGATCTGAAAGTTTTGGCTTTGGTGATTCAGGAACtataaattcattagaaacgaTTGAATCCTCGACTGTACATGTTCATGGTATTTTGTTTAGCTCGAGTTCTGTACATGTGTCCTGAGAGTGTTGTGTCTGGAACGATATACACTAGTCTTATAATCACTCTACGAAGAAGAACAAGCTTGAAGTGTTGCTGTATGCAAAATTGGTCAAATGATGTTTTTTGTGCCCCAAGTTTGTTCATATGAATCTTATGTTTAGACACTTGGTCAAAACATGTACAAGATTGCAACCGCGTAACTCGAACGCATGAGCCACAACATTCATCCAAATCAACGTTATTCTCACAT contains:
- the LOC126798491 gene encoding probable protein phosphatase 2C 21 isoform X2, which translates into the protein MGIYLSAPKTEKVSEDGENDRLRFGASSMQGWRSTMEDAHAAYPDLDNSTCFFGVYDGHGGKAVANFCAKYLHLQVLNHEAYLAGDLGTSLQKSFLRMDEMMRGQRGWRELAVLGDKIDKVSGLIEGFIFTPKGAEAKRSAFNNQINQWSSEEGPHSDFDGPNSGSTACVAIIRNNQLVVANAGDSRCVISRKGQAYPLSKDHKPDLEIEKERIQKAGGFIQVGRVNGSLNLSRAIGDVEFKQNKQLPVEKQVVTAYPDVTSVEICDDDEFLVIACDGIWDCLSNQQLVDYVREQLKNESKLSVVCERVFERCLAPSTGGEGCDNMTMILVQFKKHVISTSVSTENKPLPSDPSPEKASTGNNPLPSDPSPEKASTGNKPLSSDPSPAMAPTGNKPLSSDPLSEKASTGNNPLSSGPLPEKGKSSGQAT
- the LOC126798491 gene encoding probable protein phosphatase 2C 21 isoform X1, giving the protein MCMIDWIIRLLEMGIYLSAPKTEKVSEDGENDRLRFGASSMQGWRSTMEDAHAAYPDLDNSTCFFGVYDGHGGKAVANFCAKYLHLQVLNHEAYLAGDLGTSLQKSFLRMDEMMRGQRGWRELAVLGDKIDKVSGLIEGFIFTPKGAEAKRSAFNNQINQWSSEEGPHSDFDGPNSGSTACVAIIRNNQLVVANAGDSRCVISRKGQAYPLSKDHKPDLEIEKERIQKAGGFIQVGRVNGSLNLSRAIGDVEFKQNKQLPVEKQVVTAYPDVTSVEICDDDEFLVIACDGIWDCLSNQQLVDYVREQLKNESKLSVVCERVFERCLAPSTGGEGCDNMTMILVQFKKHVISTSVSTENKPLPSDPSPEKASTGNNPLPSDPSPEKASTGNKPLSSDPSPAMAPTGNKPLSSDPLSEKASTGNNPLSSGPLPEKGKSSGQAT